The Bifidobacterium actinocoloniiforme DSM 22766 genomic sequence ATCCCTTCTTCAATAACTGGCGTGACAGCCGTCGGTCCGACGGTTCGGCCCAGATGACCCCCTCCGCCCTGATGAACACGGACGTGCGGGAGAAGGACGGCAACTATGAGCTGGACATTGACCTGCCCGGCTTCACCAAGGACGACGTGGCCCTGCGTCTGGAGGATGGCTACCTGATCGTCTCCGCCCAAAAGAAGGGCGAGCAGGGCTCCAAGGACGACGAGGGTAAGTGGATTCGTCGTGAGCGTTACACCGGCGCCTGCTCCCGTAGCTTCTATGTCGGTGAGGGCCTTAAGGAGGACGACATCCGCGCCAGGTTCTCCGACGGCACTTTGCATGTGTCCGTGCCCAAGGAGTCGGTGCGGCCGGTGGAGACCAAGAAGACGATCTCGATCGAAGACTGATTTCGCGTGAGCTTTGACGGTTGGGCCGTCGACGGGTCTGATACCCCGCCGACGGCCCTTTCGTCTGCCAGCCTCGCGCAACCGCGTCCGTGCGACTTGGCTCGAACAAGGGGCCTCAGCGTTCAGCGCAGATGTAACACGCCGCAGAATAAAGGGATTTGAGTATGCTACACTAGCAAGTTGGCGTGTCTTGAGGCGCGCCGTGTAACCAGCCAACGGACGGATTGAAGGCTCATGGCAAAAGACGGTGTGATCGAAGTCGAAGGTCGAGTAGTGGAAGCGTTGCCTAACGCGATGTTCCGCGTCGAGCTTGAGAACAAGCACATCGTCCTGGCCACCATATCCGGCAAGATGCGCAAGAACTACATCCGCATCCTGCCCCAGGACAGGGTGGTGCTGGAGATGAGCCCCTACGACCTGAACCGCGGACGGATTACGTACCGGTACAAGTAAGGTACAAGAAGCAAAGGAAAACCATGAAGGTCAGCCCTAGTGTGAAGAGGATCTGCGAGAACTGCCGCGTGATCCGCCGTCACGGCCGCGTCATGGTGATCTGCACCAACCCGCGCCACAAGCAGCGGCAAGGCTGAGGTAGATTTCCAGCGGCATAACTGAAGAAGGCGTCAAATCACAGCCGTCAAGGCTGAGCCCCGGGTGCGCAGGCCTGGGCCGGGAGACCGGGCGATTTGGTGCACGACCTGCGTGAACAGAAGGAATCGAGCATGGCACGTCTTGTCGGAGTCGACATCCCCAACGAGAAGCGCATCGAGATAGCCCTCACCTACATCTTCGGTGTGGGGCGCACTCGCGCGAAGGAAACGCTTGCCGCCACTGGAGTGAATCCAGATACCCGCGTCAAGGATCTCACGGATGAGCAGCTGATTACGCTGCGTGATTACCTCGAGGGCAATTACAAGATTGAGGGAGATTTGCGTCGCGAGATCGACGCCGATATTCGCCGGAAGATCCAGATTAATTGCTATCAGGGCCAGCGCCACCGCAGGGGCCTGCCTGTGCGGGGTCAGCGAACCAAGACCAACGCCCGTACCCGCAAGGGTCCGAAGCGCACCGTCGCCGGAAAGAAGAAGGCGACCAAGTAAGGGTCGTGAAGGCTCGGGGCGGTATGGCCCCAGGCTGGTAAGCCAAGTAATTTAATCGTTGGAAGGAAACGAGGAGCAATGGCAGCCAATAAGCAGGCCACGCGCAAGCCTCGTCGCCGGGATCGCAAGTCGGTTCCCGTCGGGCAGGCGCATATCAAGTCCACATTCAACAACACCATCATCTCGATCACCGACCCCTCGGGCGCGGTCGTGGCATGGGCTTCCGGCGGCGACGTCGGTTTCAAGGGCTCCCGCAAGTCGACCCCTTACGCTGCCGGCATGGCCGCTGAGTCCGCCGCCCGCAAGGCTATGGAGCACGGCGTCAAGAAGGTCGATGTCTTCGTCAAGGGACCCGGTTCGGGCCGTGAAACCGCCATCCGTTCCTTGCAGTCCGCAGGCCTGGAAGTCGGTTCCATCTCCGATGTCACCCCGCAGGCACACAACGGTGTCCGCCCACCCAAGCGCCGTCGCGTCTGAGCACTAGAAACCCATAAGTCCACCCGCGAAAACCGGTGAGTGCACCACTGGTTGGAGCTGAAAGGATAAGAACAGTGCTTATTGCACAGCGTCCGACACTTACTGAAGAGGTAGTCAATGCCCAGCGCTCCCGGTTCACGATTGAGCCTTTGGAGCCTGGTTTCGGCTACACTCTCGGCAACTCCCTGCGTCGTACCCTGCTGAGCTCGATTCCAGGTGCGGCCGTCACTTCGGTCCGCATCTCCGGTGCGCTGCACGAATTCACCACGCTTCCAGGCGTGGAGGAGGACGTGACCGAGATCCTGCTCAATATCAAGAACATCGTGCTCACCAGCGAGTACGACGAGCCGGTCGTCATGTACCTGCGCAAGTCGGGTCAAGGCGAGGCCAAGGCTGGCGACATCACGCCGCCCGCTGGCGTCACCGTCGCGAACCCTGACCTGCATATCGCCTCCCTGGCCGAGGATGGCGAACTCGAGATTGAGTTCACCGTCGAGCGCGGGCGCGGATACGTGCAGGCCCAGCTCAACAAGCAGGACTCAGACGAGATCGGCCGAATCCCGGTCGATTCCATTTACTCCCCGGTCCTCAAGGTCTCCTACAAGGTTGAGGCGACGCGCGTTGAGCAGCGCACAGACTTCGACAAGCTGGTGCTGGATGTGGAGACCAAGCCCGCCATTTCGCCGCGAGATGCGGTGGCTTCCGCCGGTTCCACGCTTGTGGAGCTCTTCGGTCTGTGCCGCGACCTGAACAACCAGGCCGAGGGCGTCGAGATCGGCCCCGAGCCGGTCCAGGAGGAGGCCGACCCGGAGATGGCCGTGCCGATCGAAGACCTCAACCTGACGCAGCGTTCTTACAACTGCCTCAAGCGCGAAGGCATCCACACGATTGGCGAGTTGGTTTCACACACCGAGCAAGACCTGCTGGACATTCGCAACTTCGGCATGAAGTCGATTGACGAGGTCAAAGAGAAGCTCCAGGACATGGGGCTCTCGCTCAAACCATCGCCCCTGGGCTTCGACACGAACAACCTCGAAGGCGGAACCTTCTTCTCGCCCGAGGATCAGTGACCCTTGAACTAGGGTCAACCGTGGGGCGGGCGCCGGCGAGAAGCAACGCCCGCCCCCACACAAGCCTTCCGGATTCGGATGCTCGGGCGAATGCCCACCTGGATTCGGGAGCATCATAAGGAGAATTACAATGCCACAACCGAAAAAGGGCCCGCGTCTGGCTTCCAGCCCGGCCCACGAGCGTCTGATGCTGGCCAACATGGCCACCAGCCTGTACGCTCACGGCCGTATCACCACGACCCTGCCTAAGGCCAAGCGCCTGCGCCCTCTGGCTGAGCGGATGATTACTTTCGCCAAGCGTGGGGATTTGGCTTCGCGCCGCCGCGTGATGCGCGTGATCCGCGACAAGTCCGTGGTCCACAAGCTCTTCACCGAGATCGCTGAGCAGATGGAGCAGCGCGAGGGTGGCTACACCCGTATCACCCGCATCGCCCCCCGTAAGGGCGACAACGCTCCCCAGGCGATCATCGAGCTGGTGACCGAGCCTGTGTCCCCTAAGCAGGCGACGGTGCGCGAGGCCGAGGCAGCCGCGAAGCAGGCCGCCAAGGATGAGGACAATGAGATGGCTGAGGCTACTGAAGCCGCCATTACCGGGGGTATGGCCGAGGACGCGACCGACCAGGCCGTGGCCGCGAATGAGTCCGGTGAGGACGTCGCAGCCGCCGACCAGTCCGCAGTCGACCTGCAGAAGGAGTCCAAGGAGGCTGAGGCCGCTGAAGCCCAGGCTGAAGAGGACGCCGATGTGGCCGAGGACGTCGCTAAGGCCGACGAGAAGTAAGGCGCATATAACCAGGCGTGGCTGTTAGGCCCGCTTGGATGGTGTGAATGGGCTGGGGATTAAACCCCCAGCCCATTCTCGTATCCTGGGTGCTGATGTAAGGAGGACGAGGCATGGGCGGCGAACATGCGGATGCGAACCACGAACCTGGTAGCCTGACCAGGCTGAGGATTGACCTGGCCTACGAGGGTGGAGCTTTCCACGGCTGGGCCCGCCAGAACGGCTTACGCACGGTCCAAGGCAAAGTCGAGGAGGCCTTGAGCCGACTGCTGCGCCTGCCGGGCTTGATTGGCCCAGGGGTCGCTGGAGAAAGCCGTGGGGTAGAGGCATTTCCCTTCAGCGGCGAGCGGGGCGCAGCCCGCAGAGGAGAGGAGGCTTGGAGGCCCAGGCTCGTGGTCGCAGGCCGCACAGACACCGGTGTTCACGCTTTAGGCCAGGTCTGCCACGTGGACCTGCCTCAAAAGGCCCTCTCCGCTGTTGTGGGGCATATGGACGTCCCTGCACCCGTGGCCTTGGAGCGCCGATTGCGGCATCTGCTACCTGACGACATCGCGATTCACTCCGTGGGGTATGCCCCCAGCGGTTTCGACGCCCGCTTCTCCGCCCTGGAGCGCACCTACATCTACCGGGTTTGCGATGACCCCGCCCGGTTGGACCCCCGTTTACGCGGCTTCGTCCTGGCCCTGGACGGCCGCCTGGACTTGGAGGCCATGAACCAGGCCGCCGCCGCTGCGATTGGCTTGCATGACTTCGGCTCCTTCGCTACGCCGAACCCAGGTGGCACCACTATCCGCGAGGTCAAATATGCCCGTTGGGATCGCGCGCCAACCCACCCGCTCCTGTGTGAGGGGCAAGGCCCAGGCGAGGGGCCGGCCTACTTGGCCCCGATGGCCGAGTCGGGCCTGGTCTGCTTCACGATTGTGGCTGATGCGTTCGCCCACAATATGGTCCGCTCCCTGGTCAACGCCTGCCTGAAGGTCGGTCTGGGCAAGCGGAGGGTCGACTGGTTCCAGGGCAAGGTCGCGCACCCCGAGCGTGAGGGCTCGACCGGTCCGGCGCCTGCTTGCGGGTTGACCCTGGAGCATGTGGCCTACCCACCTGACAACCAGCTGGCTTCGAGGGCCCGCTCTATACGGGCCAAGCGCACGCTCGAGGACTGACTCCTCCATACCAGCCTTGACGCCCGTGGGGGGGGGTCAGGCCTTGCGCTCTCTGGTGAAGGCCGACGCGCCGTTCGACAGGTCGCCTATCTGTGGCATAATGGAAAAGTTGCCGCCACGGTGCAGCCGTTGGTAGCAAAGGATGAGTGTCCGAGCGGTCTAAGGAGCACGCCTCGAAAGCGTGTGAGGCTAACCCCTCCGCGAGTTCGAATCTCGCCTCATCCGCCTGAGAGAGGGTCCGGAGAGTATTCTTCGGACCCTTTTCGCGTTGTTGGGGCCGAGCCTGCTTCCTGTGGTTGGTGTGCCGCGCGCTCAACCTGTCGTTTCTGTGATGTGCGTCACAACTTCTGGCGACGGCGGGTGCCTCTAAACGTTCCTAAGAGGCTCGCGGGACTGGGGTGCGTCAGCGACGTTCGTATCGACACGGTTCGATGCCTGCGTTGACAGGGGTGGCGAACCGTGATTTCATACGTGGGCAAGTACATTCCTAAGAACCCAATGTTCGCTCCCTGGGGATGGGAGCGGCGGCGGTTTCCAATGAAGCAAACGTCGTCGTGGAGGAATATCCATGGTAGATACACAAGACATGAACACAAGCGGAGAGCCCGTGGCTCCCTCGTCCGGGAAGCCGGCCTTGGCCACTAACCTCGCCCCAGATACGGGCAAGCCACTGAGCGTCGGAAGGAACCTTCGGTTCGCTGTGGGCTTTGCGCTGGTCTCCATACTGTGGGCGCTGCCCTTCTTCATGGGCGCGAGCGTGCTCCTGCCCCACATTTTCGATGGCATGAAGGGAGTCTCGCCCGAAGGGGCTATTGGCCTGGTCAATTCGATCAGCTCCATCTTCTCCTTGCTGGCCAACATCGTGTTTGGCGCTCTCTCGGACATGTCCCGGTTTAAGGTGGGTAAGCGCACGCCCTGGATCGTCTTGGGTGGCGTCATCGCGGCGGTTGGCTATTTGCTCGCTTTCAACACGCAGAGCCTGGCCCTGATCGTGGTTGCCTGGTGCGTCGTCCAGGTGGGTCTGAACTGCATCATCGCCCCCGCCGTGGCCGTGCTCTCGGACCGCATCCCGGAGCTAACACGTGGCACCTTTTCCGCCCTCTATGGCGCGGGAGCAATCGTAGGTCAGCAGTTGGGCACCTTCGTCGGCTCCTTCTTCTTGTCCAACACGCACGCGGGCGGCATCGTGGGCACCGTCATCTTCCTCTTCTCCGGCATCATCGTGGTCCTTATCTGGCCCCGTGAGCAGTCCGCCGCCGAGAACGCCGCCAAGGTCTCCGCGGCCGACATCGCCCGCTCGTTCATACCTCCCACCAAGAACTGCCGGGACTTCTACCTGGCCCTCGGCGGGCGTCTGGTGTTCGTCATCGGCACCTTCATGATCTCCGGCTACCAGCTGTTCATCCTGCAGAAGTACATCCATCTGAGCCTTAGCGATGCCCGGACCGGTTTGCAGGTCATCGCCGTGATTACGGTCATCACCACCATCGGCGCCTCGGCGATCTCCGGCCCGCTCTCTGATTTCCTGCACCGTCGCAAGATCATCGTCGCCGCCTCCACAGTGCTCTTTGCCATCGGCTTGGCTGTCCCCATCTTCATGCCCACCGTGACCGGCATGTACATCTACGCGGCCTTGGCCGGCATCGCGAACGGCTGCTACATGTCCGTGGACCAGGCCCTCAACGTGGACGTACTGCCCAACCCCGATGAGGCAGGCAAGGACCTCGGCATTCTCAACCTGGCCAATACACTCGGGCAGATCCTGGCACCGGTCTTCACCACCAGGGTCATCGCCATCACCGGCGGGTATAAGATGGTCTTCCCCGTGGCCATCGTGTTCCTGTTGGTGGGTGCCTTCTTCATCATGACCATCCGTAAAGTCAAGTGATCCAAGTAAGCAGCAAGTGAGATTCGCAGGCCGCCCCCACGTGTCCGAACAGCTGCTGGAGGCGGCAGGTGGAAAGGAACATCATGAGTGAACCAACGCATGTGAACTCCAGCGACCTGAGCTTGGAGGAGGAGGCGAGCCTCACATCGGGTTCGGACTCCTGGCACGTCCAGGGCCTGCCCGACCGGGGGCTTGAGGGGTACATGATCACCGATGGGCCCTATGGTCTGCGCAAGGCCAAGGACTCCTCGTCCACGGACGTGTATGGCTCCGTGCCCGCTACCTGTTTCCCCCCGACCGCTGGCCTGGCCTCGTCCTGGAACCCTGAACTGACCTACAAGGTGGGCCAGGCCATGGGCGAGGAGTGCGTGCAGGAGAAGGTCGCGGTCATTCTGGGCCCCGGCGTCAACATCAAACGCAGCCCCTTGGGCGGACGCGACTTCGAATACTGGTCCGAGGACCCGGTGCTGACAGGGCATCAGGCGGCCGAGTTGGTCGAGGGCGTGCAGTCCCAGGGAATCGGAACCTCAGTCAAGCACTTCGCCGCCAACAACCAGGAGACCGAACGCTTGCGGGCAAGCTCCGACATGGATGAACGCACCCTGCGCGAGATTTACCTTCCGGCTTTCGAATACATCGTCAAGAAAGCCAAGCCCTGGACCCTCATGTGCGCCTACAACAGGCTTAACGGGGTCTTTGGCTCCGAGGACGGCCGACTCATGACCGATATCCTCCGTGGCGAATGGGGCTTCGACGGCATCGTCATGTCGGACTGGGGCGCCGTCCACAACCGCGCGGCCGCCCTCAACGCGGGTCTCAATCTGGAGATGCCGCCCTCGGACAGCGATGATCAGGTCGTCGCCGCGGTCAAGGCCGGCGAACTGAGCAAGGAACAGCTCGACAAGATGGCCCAAGGCATGATCGATCTGATTGAGAAGGCCAAGCCCGCCATGTCCCGTGACGGCTACCGCTACGACGTTCAGGCCCACAACCAGGTGGCCCGTCAGGCCGCCTGTGAATCCGTGGTCATGCTCAAGAACGAGGACGGGATCCTGCCCTTGCGCTCCAACGAGAAGATTGCGGTCATCGGCGAGTTCGCCAGGACCCCCCGTTACCAGGGCGGCGGGTCTTCACACATCTCGCCGACGATGGTCACTACAGCCTTGGAGGCCTTCGAGAACTCCAGCATGGAGGTGAGTTTCGCGCCCGGGTTCACCCTGGATGAGGAGCCTCAGGATGAAGCCCTGACCAACGAGGCCCTGCAGGCCGCCAGCAAGGCCGACAAGGTCGTGCTCTTCCTTGGCCTGCCCGAAGAGGCGGAGTCCGAGGGCTTCGACCGCACCAGCCTTGACATGCCGGCGAAGCAGGTGGGGCTGCTGGGCAAGGTCAGCGCCGTCAACCCGAATGTGGTCGTGGTCCTATCCAATGGATCCGTGGTCAGCCTGACCGATTGGCTGCCACAGGCCAAGGGAGTGCTCGAGGCTTGGCTCCTGGGCCAGGCTGGGGGTCAGGCCGTCGTCGACCTCCTGACCGGACGGGCCAACCCCTCGGGCAAGCTGGCCCAAACCATACCCCTCCGTTTGAACGACGACCCCACAGTGCTGAACTTCCCTGGGGAGGAAGGGCATGTCAACTATGGTGAGGGTGTCTTCGTGGGTTACCGCTATTACGACACCCTCGACAAGCCTGTGCTCTTCCCGTTCGGATTCGGCCTCTCCTACTCTGATTTCGAGGTCAGCGGCGTGCAGGTGGAGAAGACCGGCGCGAACGCGGCCCGCGTCCATGCCACGGTGACCAACACCTCCCAGGTGGATGGCGCCGAGACCTTGCAGGTCTACGTGGCCCCAGGCAAGGCCAAGGTCAACCGCCCCGCCCATGAGTTAAAGGCCTTCAGCAAGGTCTTCCTCAAGGCCGGGGAGTCCAAGGCCGTCTCGATGGACTTGGATGAGCGCGACTTCGCTTATTGGTCCAGGATCATGAAGGACTGGCATATCGAAGCCGGCGATTACGGCATCGAACTGGCGACTTCCTCGCGAGATATCGTCCAGACCGTCACCATCCATATCGATGGTGACGGTAAGACTTTCCGCCTGAATGAGGAATCCAGCATGCAGGAGTGGGAGGAGGACCCGATTGGGTCCCCCATCCTGAGCGCCAAGCTCAAGGAGCTGGAGGCGGATGGCGTCCATCTGCCCGATGATCCGAACACCATGGTGCTGTTCCGCACCATGCCCATGGGGACGGTCGTCACCTTCTCCGGCGCCAACGGCCGCCAGGTGATCAAGGATCTGATGGCTTCCTATAAGGCGGCATTGGCGAAGTAGCCTTCCTGGCATCCACCCAGGCGTCCTCGCCGGTTGCGCCCCATCCCGACTGCATCTCAGTCTGGATGGGGCGCAACCGTTATGGCCTCGGTCCCGGGGCGTTACTCGTTCGGGGCCGTCGATTCCTGGACGAAGGAGAGCAAGGCCTGAGGAAAGGCAGGGTAGCCCTGGCTGAGGGCGGTGTAAGTATGGGCCGTAGCCAAGAGGGAGAGGGTGCGTAGGGTGGACTCATGCTCGTGGCAGGCGGGCGTTGGGCCTTCGGAACGGTCGTCGCGACCTTGGCTGGCGGTGCCGAAGCCGTCGGCGTCCTGGACGGTGGAGACAGCGGAGCGGAAGACCTGGGTGAGGGAGCGGGCGCAATTGACCTCCACCACCGATTCGGTGGGCGCTTCCAGACCGTTGGCCGGGTCGGTCATGGTCTGTGGATGCTTGAGGAGCTTCTGAACGGAATAGACGGCTTGACGGGGGTCTGCGGTAGGGTCGGCCGAGGCCAGTGTCTGGGCGGCCTCATGGTGGCGGTCGCCGACCGATAGGAGGGCTTGGTCGCCTCCTGGCCGCCGACCGGCCAGGAGGATGAGCGAGAAACCGGATTCGTCCTCCGCCTTGGCGGCATCGGACACCTGTACGGGGTTCAAGAGGCGGGCCGCAGCGGGCAGGCTCTGTACCGCCTGTGTGGTCAGGGTTCCTGGGTCTTCGACGGTGGCGGACAAGGGGCTGGCGGGGGTCTGCTGCGCCCGGGTGTGGGCGGTCATCCACGCCAAGGCCGAGCGGTTGACGGCTTCGTCGAAACGGGTGGGGCAGCGGACGGTCACATCCTGCCAAGTCTGGGCGGCCGCAAGGGGCAGGATGATTCGGGCACCGGCGGCGCTGGTGAAGAAGGGATCCGCGGCGCGCCGGGTGAGCAAGCGGGCGTCGGTCCAAGCGCGGTCGCAGGAGCTCAGGCTCAAGTTGTCCTGGTGGGGATCCACCCGCTGGATGGCGATTGGGGAAGCGCAACCGGAGGCTGTAACGAATACGCCCAACAGGAGCAGGAGGCAGCGGCGGAACCGGCCCATGCTCCGCCGATTGAGGCCGCCTCGGCCGTTCGCTCCCAGCCTCAATAGTGTCTGCATGAAAGGCTAGAATAGTATGGATTGCAGACTGCGGACCGCGAGCCTGCGGGCTTACAAAAGCATAACTTCATAGGAGGTCTTGACATGGAATTGGACCTGGCTGAGATTCATCAGTTAGCCGCAGAGCAAGGAATAGATGCCGAGACCTTAGACGAGTCGCTTACCGAGGCGCTGCGTCTGGCCTATTCCAAGACGCCCCATGCCGCCAAGCACGCCCGGGTCGAGCTTGACGATCGCGCTGGGACATTCACCGTCTGGGCCCAGGACGAGATTCCCCAAGAACCCACCGAGGAAGACTCCCACCCCGCCCCCAAGCTGGGAGAGGAGTACGACGACACGCCGAACGACTTCGGTCGGGTCGCCGCCGCCACGGCGCGCGGCGTTCTGAACGACCTCTTCCGCGAGGCCGAGGATAAGCGAATCTTTGGGGCTTTCGCCGGTCAAAAGGAGCACTTGATCACCGGTGTGATTCAGCAGGACGCCCTGGACCCCAACAACGTACACGTGGCTGTCGGCGGAGTTGAGGCCATCCTGCCCAAGCGCGAGCAGGTGCCGGGCGAGCGCTACCGGCATGGGCAGCGCATCCGCGTCTACGTGGTCACCGTCTCGCGTGGTATGAGGGGTCCGGAGATCGTGGTCTCCCGCTCCCATCCGGGCCTGGTGCGCCGTTTGTTCGAGCTGGAGGTGCCGGAGCTCAACTCGGGGGCCGTCTCGATTATGGCCATCGCCCGCGAGGCCGGTGCCCGTACCAAGATAGCCGTCAAAGCCAACGCCAAGGGCGTCAACCCCAAGGGCGCTCTGATTGGCCCGGGCGGCGCACGCGTCCGCGCGGTCATGGAGAACCTGGGCGAGGAGAAAATCGACATTGTGGACTGGTCCGCAGCGCCGGACGAGTTCATCGCCTCCGCCCTCTCGCCGGCCACCGTGCGCGAGGTCGCCATCGTATCCGAACGCAATCAGACCGCGATCGCGTACATCCGCGATTCCCAGCTTTCGCTGGCCATCGGCAAAGAGGGGCAGAACGCCCGTCTGGCCGCCAAGCTGACCGGATGGAAGATAGGCATCGAGTCCCTGGAGACCCATCAGGCCAAGCTCAAGGAGCAGGAAGCCCAGGCTGCGCAGGAAGGTCAGACGGCCCAGGCCGCGCCAGCCGCCGCGCCAGAGGCGGCCGAGCGGACTTCGGATGCCGCATCGCAAGAGTCGGCAGGGCCTTCCCCCCAAGGTGAAGAGGGCTGAGTCGAACATCCGCAGGCGCGAGTATGCTTAAAACAGTGTCCGAAGTGCGCGGTTTTAAGCTGCCCGGATGCGGCAAAGAGACGAGGTAACACGGTCATGGTTGCACGATGATGCAGGATAGGTTCGCCGTCGAAAAGGAGTGATCGCGCCTTCATACGCGCGGTCGGTGTTAGGAGAGAAGTAAGTGCCCAAAGCGCGCGTGTATGAATTAGCCAAGGAGCTTGGTGTAGACAGCAAGACTGTCTTGAGCAAGCTGAAGGACATGGGGGAGTTCGTCAAGTCCGCCTCTTCCACAGTGGAGGCGCCGGTCGTTCGTCGTCTCAAGAACGCTTTCCCCCAGCCTGATCAGCAGGCGGGGAACAAGAAGACCAACCAGCAGCGCACGGGAACGCCCACTCCAGGGGAGCACCGTGCCGCCGCCAAGCCCGCCGCGAAGCCAGGCGCACCTCAGCAGCAGCCCGCAGCGAAGCCTGCGCCGGCTCCGACGCAAGCCCAGCCCAAGCCCCAGGCTCAGGCCCCGGAGCGCCCTGCGCAGGCTGAAAGCCCGAGCCCGGCGGCCCCCCGTCCAGCCGACCGCCGTTTCCCCGCCCCTGGCGGTTCCCGCCGTCAAGGCGCACCTGGGGAGCACGAGCGC encodes the following:
- a CDS encoding tRNA pseudouridine synthase A, with protein sequence MTRLRIDLAYEGGAFHGWARQNGLRTVQGKVEEALSRLLRLPGLIGPGVAGESRGVEAFPFSGERGAARRGEEAWRPRLVVAGRTDTGVHALGQVCHVDLPQKALSAVVGHMDVPAPVALERRLRHLLPDDIAIHSVGYAPSGFDARFSALERTYIYRVCDDPARLDPRLRGFVLALDGRLDLEAMNQAAAAAIGLHDFGSFATPNPGGTTIREVKYARWDRAPTHPLLCEGQGPGEGPAYLAPMAESGLVCFTIVADAFAHNMVRSLVNACLKVGLGKRRVDWFQGKVAHPEREGSTGPAPACGLTLEHVAYPPDNQLASRARSIRAKRTLED
- the nusA gene encoding transcription termination factor NusA, with amino-acid sequence MELDLAEIHQLAAEQGIDAETLDESLTEALRLAYSKTPHAAKHARVELDDRAGTFTVWAQDEIPQEPTEEDSHPAPKLGEEYDDTPNDFGRVAAATARGVLNDLFREAEDKRIFGAFAGQKEHLITGVIQQDALDPNNVHVAVGGVEAILPKREQVPGERYRHGQRIRVYVVTVSRGMRGPEIVVSRSHPGLVRRLFELEVPELNSGAVSIMAIAREAGARTKIAVKANAKGVNPKGALIGPGGARVRAVMENLGEEKIDIVDWSAAPDEFIASALSPATVREVAIVSERNQTAIAYIRDSQLSLAIGKEGQNARLAAKLTGWKIGIESLETHQAKLKEQEAQAAQEGQTAQAAPAAAPEAAERTSDAASQESAGPSPQGEEG
- the rplQ gene encoding 50S ribosomal protein L17, encoding MPQPKKGPRLASSPAHERLMLANMATSLYAHGRITTTLPKAKRLRPLAERMITFAKRGDLASRRRVMRVIRDKSVVHKLFTEIAEQMEQREGGYTRITRIAPRKGDNAPQAIIELVTEPVSPKQATVREAEAAAKQAAKDEDNEMAEATEAAITGGMAEDATDQAVAANESGEDVAAADQSAVDLQKESKEAEAAEAQAEEDADVAEDVAKADEK
- a CDS encoding DNA-directed RNA polymerase subunit alpha yields the protein MLIAQRPTLTEEVVNAQRSRFTIEPLEPGFGYTLGNSLRRTLLSSIPGAAVTSVRISGALHEFTTLPGVEEDVTEILLNIKNIVLTSEYDEPVVMYLRKSGQGEAKAGDITPPAGVTVANPDLHIASLAEDGELEIEFTVERGRGYVQAQLNKQDSDEIGRIPVDSIYSPVLKVSYKVEATRVEQRTDFDKLVLDVETKPAISPRDAVASAGSTLVELFGLCRDLNNQAEGVEIGPEPVQEEADPEMAVPIEDLNLTQRSYNCLKREGIHTIGELVSHTEQDLLDIRNFGMKSIDEVKEKLQDMGLSLKPSPLGFDTNNLEGGTFFSPEDQ
- a CDS encoding MFS transporter produces the protein MVDTQDMNTSGEPVAPSSGKPALATNLAPDTGKPLSVGRNLRFAVGFALVSILWALPFFMGASVLLPHIFDGMKGVSPEGAIGLVNSISSIFSLLANIVFGALSDMSRFKVGKRTPWIVLGGVIAAVGYLLAFNTQSLALIVVAWCVVQVGLNCIIAPAVAVLSDRIPELTRGTFSALYGAGAIVGQQLGTFVGSFFLSNTHAGGIVGTVIFLFSGIIVVLIWPREQSAAENAAKVSAADIARSFIPPTKNCRDFYLALGGRLVFVIGTFMISGYQLFILQKYIHLSLSDARTGLQVIAVITVITTIGASAISGPLSDFLHRRKIIVAASTVLFAIGLAVPIFMPTVTGMYIYAALAGIANGCYMSVDQALNVDVLPNPDEAGKDLGILNLANTLGQILAPVFTTRVIAITGGYKMVFPVAIVFLLVGAFFIMTIRKVK
- the infA gene encoding translation initiation factor IF-1, whose protein sequence is MAKDGVIEVEGRVVEALPNAMFRVELENKHIVLATISGKMRKNYIRILPQDRVVLEMSPYDLNRGRITYRYK
- a CDS encoding exo-alpha-(1->6)-L-arabinopyranosidase, giving the protein MSEPTHVNSSDLSLEEEASLTSGSDSWHVQGLPDRGLEGYMITDGPYGLRKAKDSSSTDVYGSVPATCFPPTAGLASSWNPELTYKVGQAMGEECVQEKVAVILGPGVNIKRSPLGGRDFEYWSEDPVLTGHQAAELVEGVQSQGIGTSVKHFAANNQETERLRASSDMDERTLREIYLPAFEYIVKKAKPWTLMCAYNRLNGVFGSEDGRLMTDILRGEWGFDGIVMSDWGAVHNRAAALNAGLNLEMPPSDSDDQVVAAVKAGELSKEQLDKMAQGMIDLIEKAKPAMSRDGYRYDVQAHNQVARQAACESVVMLKNEDGILPLRSNEKIAVIGEFARTPRYQGGGSSHISPTMVTTALEAFENSSMEVSFAPGFTLDEEPQDEALTNEALQAASKADKVVLFLGLPEEAESEGFDRTSLDMPAKQVGLLGKVSAVNPNVVVVLSNGSVVSLTDWLPQAKGVLEAWLLGQAGGQAVVDLLTGRANPSGKLAQTIPLRLNDDPTVLNFPGEEGHVNYGEGVFVGYRYYDTLDKPVLFPFGFGLSYSDFEVSGVQVEKTGANAARVHATVTNTSQVDGAETLQVYVAPGKAKVNRPAHELKAFSKVFLKAGESKAVSMDLDERDFAYWSRIMKDWHIEAGDYGIELATSSRDIVQTVTIHIDGDGKTFRLNEESSMQEWEEDPIGSPILSAKLKELEADGVHLPDDPNTMVLFRTMPMGTVVTFSGANGRQVIKDLMASYKAALAK
- a CDS encoding Hsp20/alpha crystallin family protein, whose protein sequence is MTMLPALMNNSIFSDFFDDPFFNNWRDSRRSDGSAQMTPSALMNTDVREKDGNYELDIDLPGFTKDDVALRLEDGYLIVSAQKKGEQGSKDDEGKWIRRERYTGACSRSFYVGEGLKEDDIRARFSDGTLHVSVPKESVRPVETKKTISIED
- the rpsK gene encoding 30S ribosomal protein S11; translated protein: MAANKQATRKPRRRDRKSVPVGQAHIKSTFNNTIISITDPSGAVVAWASGGDVGFKGSRKSTPYAAGMAAESAARKAMEHGVKKVDVFVKGPGSGRETAIRSLQSAGLEVGSISDVTPQAHNGVRPPKRRRV
- the rpmJ gene encoding 50S ribosomal protein L36: MKVSPSVKRICENCRVIRRHGRVMVICTNPRHKQRQG
- the rpsM gene encoding 30S ribosomal protein S13; the encoded protein is MARLVGVDIPNEKRIEIALTYIFGVGRTRAKETLAATGVNPDTRVKDLTDEQLITLRDYLEGNYKIEGDLRREIDADIRRKIQINCYQGQRHRRGLPVRGQRTKTNARTRKGPKRTVAGKKKATK